A genomic window from Clostridium aceticum includes:
- a CDS encoding 2-keto-3-deoxygluconate permease, producing MKILKTIQKVPGGMMVVPLLLGAILNTIAPNFLEIGGFTTALFKNGALPLIALFVLCMGAQIDIKKAGIPLYKGVSLTAVKLLMGVLIGGGVGRAFGPAGILGLTPLAIISAMTNSNGGLFAALTGQYGDATDVGAVSILSLNDGPFFTMIALGATGMAKIPLIAFVAVLVPIVLGFILGNLDEDWRKLLAQGQTLLVPFFAFPLGAALDFRTVVQAGIPGILLGVITVLVTGLGGYYTYKLFGGQKAVGASIGTTAGNAVGTPAAIAAADPSLASIAAVATAQIAASVIVTAILCPLLVSYLDKKDKNKKAIA from the coding sequence ATGAAAATATTGAAAACGATTCAAAAAGTTCCTGGAGGGATGATGGTAGTTCCCCTATTACTAGGTGCAATCCTTAATACGATAGCACCAAACTTTCTTGAAATTGGAGGTTTTACGACAGCACTTTTCAAAAATGGAGCATTACCATTAATAGCACTATTTGTTCTTTGCATGGGGGCCCAAATAGATATTAAAAAGGCAGGTATTCCTTTATATAAAGGTGTATCTCTTACTGCAGTAAAACTGCTAATGGGCGTATTAATAGGAGGGGGAGTAGGTAGAGCCTTTGGTCCAGCAGGGATACTAGGTTTAACCCCTCTTGCTATAATCTCAGCCATGACAAACTCAAACGGAGGCTTATTTGCAGCATTAACGGGACAGTACGGAGATGCTACAGATGTTGGAGCTGTTTCAATACTCTCATTAAACGATGGACCTTTTTTTACAATGATAGCCCTAGGGGCAACAGGAATGGCAAAAATTCCATTGATAGCCTTTGTTGCTGTACTAGTGCCAATAGTTTTAGGATTTATATTAGGTAATTTGGATGAAGATTGGAGAAAGCTTTTAGCCCAAGGACAAACGCTTCTTGTACCATTTTTTGCATTTCCACTGGGTGCAGCTCTTGATTTTAGAACAGTAGTTCAGGCAGGCATACCAGGTATACTTTTAGGAGTAATCACTGTTCTTGTTACGGGACTTGGAGGTTACTATACTTATAAGCTTTTTGGTGGGCAAAAGGCTGTTGGAGCCTCCATAGGTACAACAGCAGGAAATGCTGTAGGAACACCAGCAGCCATTGCTGCTGCTGATCCATCGCTAGCATCTATAGCTGCTGTGGCAACAGCACAAATAGCTGCCTCCGTTATAGTAACAGCAATTCTTTGTCCACTGTTGGTATCTTATTTAGATAAAAAAGACAAAAATAAAAAAGCAATAGCTTAA
- a CDS encoding PLP-dependent aminotransferase family protein produces MDISKFIVNTRLSNTSPYYLQIASLIKAKIIDGSLAVGEKLPAERELAILFEVSRTTAINAYRDLEKDGYVSIKKGSGTYVRDRYSLVSNSTYEMPWPQLLRPYSEPSMASLMSELMVSNMLEDKISLDAGMPDPNYYPIDIFSNLHRDYLRRLDPRDFGHIPIHGYEPLRHTISEMLVSKGIKCHLDETIILSGSQQGLYLTGKVLIDPGDYVILQTPTYLGAIQSFQALGARVLNLPQREDFPFEILEDYLARYRPKLLYCIPTFRNPNGDVMRIEERKKLIQLAARYRLAILEDDPYSSFYYEDIPPLSLKAMDNYGGVIYLSTFSKILMPGLRVGYMVAHPSLIQRIVLEKQYVDLHSNNISQWLLDLFIKEGYLEEHLIKMCGIYKRRRNAMAEALNLSLASKLSFHIPVGGFYIWCSINENISSKKLLQEALKMGVSFIPGDAFYAAAGEDKEFRLCFSQHDEKVIVEGISRLEKAMGKLKKGQVSASKGHIKPII; encoded by the coding sequence ATGGATATATCCAAATTCATTGTTAATACACGATTAAGCAATACTTCTCCATACTATCTGCAAATAGCTTCCCTTATAAAAGCTAAGATTATTGACGGTTCCCTTGCAGTGGGTGAAAAACTTCCTGCTGAAAGGGAACTAGCTATATTGTTTGAGGTCAGTAGAACTACAGCCATCAATGCCTATCGTGATTTAGAAAAGGATGGTTATGTAAGTATAAAAAAAGGTAGTGGTACATACGTCAGGGACAGATATAGTTTGGTAAGCAACAGCACCTATGAAATGCCTTGGCCTCAATTATTAAGACCCTATTCTGAACCTTCCATGGCTTCCCTTATGAGCGAATTGATGGTTAGTAATATGCTGGAGGATAAGATTTCCCTTGATGCAGGTATGCCAGATCCTAACTATTATCCTATCGATATCTTTTCTAATCTTCACAGGGATTACTTGAGAAGGTTGGATCCTAGAGACTTTGGACATATACCTATTCATGGATATGAACCCCTAAGACATACTATTAGTGAAATGTTAGTTTCTAAGGGTATCAAGTGTCACCTTGATGAAACAATTATTCTTTCAGGATCTCAACAAGGTTTGTATCTTACTGGAAAAGTTCTGATTGATCCTGGTGACTATGTGATCCTTCAAACCCCTACTTATCTAGGAGCTATTCAATCTTTTCAAGCTTTAGGTGCAAGGGTATTAAACCTACCTCAAAGAGAGGATTTTCCCTTTGAAATATTGGAAGACTATTTAGCTCGCTACAGACCAAAATTGTTATACTGTATTCCTACCTTCCGAAATCCCAATGGTGATGTTATGCGCATTGAGGAGAGAAAGAAGCTTATCCAGCTTGCAGCACGTTATAGACTAGCCATTCTGGAGGATGATCCTTATAGTAGTTTCTACTACGAAGACATTCCACCCTTGAGCTTGAAGGCGATGGATAACTATGGAGGGGTAATATACTTAAGCACTTTTTCAAAAATCTTGATGCCAGGTTTAAGAGTTGGATATATGGTTGCCCATCCATCATTGATCCAAAGAATCGTTTTGGAGAAACAATATGTTGATTTGCACAGTAATAATATTTCTCAATGGTTGCTTGATCTATTTATTAAGGAGGGCTATCTGGAGGAACATCTAATAAAAATGTGTGGAATCTACAAGCGTCGTAGAAACGCCATGGCTGAAGCCCTTAACCTAAGTCTAGCTTCAAAACTTTCCTTTCATATACCTGTAGGTGGGTTTTACATATGGTGTAGTATCAATGAAAATATTTCATCAAAAAAACTCCTGCAAGAAGCTTTAAAAATGGGGGTATCCTTTATACCAGGGGATGCATTTTATGCTGCGGCAGGAGAAGACAAAGAATTTCGTCTCTGTTTTTCCCAACATGATGAAAAGGTAATAGTAGAAGGGATAAGTAGATTAGAAAAAGCAATGGGAAAGTTAAAAAAAGGTCAAGTTTCTGCCTCAAAAGGACATATAAAACCCATCATCTAA
- a CDS encoding LL-diaminopimelate aminotransferase has product MGGIRDLIADRFRDQSFDIAKQDYKFMRIKNAKEEAIKKYPDIEFIDMGVGEPDLAADKRIVNFLCNEAAKKENRLYADNGIPEFQEAAANYLYKIFGINHLDPYQEILHGIGAKSILSMLPLCFINPGDITLTTLPSYPIIATHTKYLGGVVYELPLTKANSFYPDFSNIPNFILYRSKLLYINYPNNPTGQVATKDFYKRVVDFAHKNNIIVVADSTYATIVFDGEKPLSFLSIDGAKDVGIEIHSLSKAYNMTGWRIAFAAGSPQAIGILSTVKANSDSGQFRAIQKAGAYALDHPEISLCNCKRYSRRLDLLISALREVGFSIEKPKATFYCYLPIPKGTRNGIRFKDADDFSIFLLTHAQICTVPWNTPEPYVRLSVTFEAKDLEDEKRIIHLIKERLLRLELVF; this is encoded by the coding sequence ATGGGTGGAATTAGGGATTTAATTGCTGATCGCTTTAGAGACCAAAGTTTTGATATTGCAAAACAAGATTATAAGTTTATGAGGATCAAAAATGCAAAGGAGGAAGCGATCAAGAAGTATCCTGATATAGAATTTATTGATATGGGTGTTGGTGAGCCTGACTTAGCGGCTGATAAGCGTATTGTAAACTTCCTATGCAATGAAGCAGCTAAAAAAGAAAATAGGTTGTATGCTGATAATGGAATACCAGAATTTCAAGAAGCGGCGGCAAATTATCTCTATAAAATTTTTGGCATAAATCATCTCGACCCTTACCAAGAAATTCTTCATGGTATTGGGGCAAAATCTATTTTATCAATGCTGCCTTTATGTTTTATTAATCCAGGGGACATTACTTTAACAACATTACCGAGTTATCCTATTATCGCCACCCACACCAAGTATCTTGGGGGCGTTGTTTATGAGCTTCCATTGACTAAAGCAAATAGTTTCTATCCAGACTTTTCTAATATTCCTAACTTTATTTTATATCGTTCTAAACTTTTATATATAAATTATCCTAATAATCCCACTGGTCAAGTGGCCACTAAGGACTTTTATAAAAGGGTTGTGGACTTCGCCCACAAAAACAATATCATTGTAGTAGCTGATTCTACCTACGCCACTATCGTATTTGATGGTGAAAAACCCTTAAGTTTTCTATCTATCGATGGCGCCAAAGATGTAGGTATTGAAATCCATTCTCTTTCAAAAGCTTACAATATGACGGGCTGGCGCATAGCTTTTGCTGCTGGGAGCCCTCAAGCAATTGGTATTTTAAGTACTGTAAAGGCTAACTCAGATTCTGGGCAGTTTCGTGCTATTCAGAAGGCCGGTGCATATGCTTTAGATCATCCTGAAATTTCTTTATGTAACTGCAAACGTTATTCCAGAAGACTTGATCTTCTCATTTCTGCCTTAAGGGAGGTAGGCTTCAGTATAGAAAAACCTAAGGCCACCTTCTACTGCTATCTACCCATTCCTAAAGGAACTCGAAACGGTATAAGATTTAAAGATGCAGATGACTTCTCCATCTTTTTATTAACCCATGCTCAAATTTGTACTGTACCATGGAATACTCCTGAACCTTACGTCAGACTATCTGTTACATTTGAGGCTAAAGATTTAGAAGATGAGAAAAGGATTATTCATCTTATAAAGGAACGGTTATTGCGACTCGAACTAGTTTTTTAG
- a CDS encoding glycerate kinase type-2 family protein, with protein MSTMREDALTIIDESIKSVLPEAAVVKALEKKKFTGNIVVVAIGKAAWNMAQATKATLGDKVSKGVVVTKYHHSKGPIEGFEIIEAGHPIPDENSIKGADKALALVENLTEKDHVIFLISGGGSALFEKPMEGVSLEDIMDMTNQLLACGADIVEINAIRKHLSAVKGGRFASHCGKASIYAIVLSDVVGDRLDAIASGPAYADSSTSEEALSIIEKYKLQVAEELKEILKIETPKKVDNCETVITGSVTALCEAAARNAKKLGYQPVIISSTLDCEAKEAGKFMASIAREIKNGNGSRSFLKPPCAVIAGGETIVRLTGKGKGGRNQEMALAAALGIEGMEDIVLFSIGSDGTDGPTDAAGGMVDGKTSERMRSVNILPEVYLDNNDSYNALKASGDLIITGATGTNVNDIVVLLCR; from the coding sequence ATGAGTACAATGAGAGAAGATGCTTTAACCATAATAGATGAATCTATAAAATCTGTCTTGCCAGAAGCGGCGGTAGTAAAAGCACTAGAAAAAAAGAAATTTACAGGGAATATTGTTGTTGTTGCTATCGGAAAGGCTGCATGGAATATGGCTCAAGCCACAAAAGCTACTCTAGGAGATAAGGTTTCAAAAGGTGTGGTAGTGACAAAGTATCATCATTCCAAGGGCCCTATAGAGGGCTTTGAAATTATTGAAGCTGGACACCCAATTCCAGATGAAAATTCTATTAAAGGAGCAGATAAAGCTTTAGCTTTAGTAGAAAATCTAACAGAAAAGGATCATGTGATTTTTTTAATATCTGGAGGGGGTTCAGCACTATTCGAGAAACCCATGGAGGGAGTCAGTCTTGAAGATATTATGGATATGACAAATCAACTATTAGCCTGTGGAGCGGATATTGTTGAAATCAACGCCATACGAAAACATCTTTCTGCTGTCAAGGGAGGAAGATTTGCATCTCACTGTGGAAAAGCCAGTATCTATGCTATTGTTTTATCAGATGTGGTTGGAGACAGATTAGATGCTATTGCCTCTGGACCAGCCTATGCTGATTCTTCTACGTCAGAAGAAGCCTTAAGCATTATAGAAAAGTATAAGTTGCAAGTGGCGGAGGAACTAAAAGAGATATTAAAGATTGAAACCCCTAAAAAAGTAGATAATTGTGAAACCGTCATTACAGGAAGCGTCACTGCTTTATGTGAAGCAGCTGCTAGAAATGCAAAAAAACTTGGATACCAGCCAGTAATTATATCTTCAACGCTAGATTGCGAAGCAAAGGAAGCTGGTAAATTTATGGCTTCTATTGCTAGGGAAATCAAAAATGGTAATGGCAGTAGATCATTTCTAAAGCCTCCATGTGCAGTTATCGCTGGAGGAGAAACTATAGTGCGTTTAACAGGAAAGGGCAAAGGTGGAAGAAATCAAGAGATGGCTTTAGCCGCAGCCTTAGGAATCGAAGGAATGGAAGATATTGTTCTGTTTTCTATCGGCTCAGATGGAACAGATGGACCGACAGATGCAGCTGGAGGCATGGTGGATGGAAAAACCTCAGAAAGAATGAGATCAGTAAATATACTTCCCGAAGTATATTTAGATAACAATGATTCTTATAATGCCTTAAAGGCAAGTGGCGATTTGATTATAACAGGGGCAACAGGAACAAATGTAAATGACATTGTTGTTTTGTTGTGTAGATAG
- a CDS encoding AzlC family ABC transporter permease: MNRNASYALESWNILTVKEVLKDCLPITAGVIPFGLTCGIMGRTAGFSALEITLMSMTVFAGAAQFMAIAMINSGITNWGVIVFTTLLVNLRHLLMGASLSPYLLKQSRSLQYLLAFSMTDESYALTINRTEKKGYDAYYQLGISYLLYMIWVSSTFIGALLYHNIPNPLEWGLDFVIPLTFMVLLIPRLINPTALLVALVSAVAAVAGALHLPGKWYIIVAAVAASVVGGFIERGRKNEL, encoded by the coding sequence GTGAACAGAAATGCATCTTACGCTTTGGAAAGTTGGAATATACTTACCGTCAAGGAAGTATTAAAAGACTGTCTACCCATTACTGCAGGTGTCATCCCTTTTGGCTTGACCTGTGGTATAATGGGCAGAACAGCAGGCTTCTCAGCCTTAGAAATAACCCTTATGTCTATGACAGTTTTTGCTGGAGCAGCCCAATTTATGGCTATTGCCATGATAAATTCTGGTATTACCAATTGGGGGGTAATTGTTTTTACCACCTTATTAGTTAACTTACGACATTTACTAATGGGTGCGTCATTATCACCTTACCTTTTGAAACAGTCCCGAAGCCTACAGTACCTCTTAGCCTTCAGTATGACAGATGAAAGCTATGCCTTAACCATCAATAGAACTGAGAAAAAGGGCTATGATGCATATTACCAGCTGGGAATAAGCTATCTTTTATACATGATATGGGTTTCTTCTACTTTTATAGGAGCTCTTCTTTATCACAATATACCAAACCCTTTGGAATGGGGACTTGATTTTGTCATACCGCTAACCTTTATGGTTTTGTTAATACCTCGATTGATTAATCCCACTGCTCTGCTTGTGGCTTTAGTTTCTGCTGTAGCAGCTGTTGCAGGGGCTCTACACCTGCCTGGTAAGTGGTATATTATTGTAGCTGCTGTTGCTGCAAGTGTTGTTGGAGGATTTATTGAAAGGGGAAGAAAGAATGAACTTTAA
- a CDS encoding AzlD domain-containing protein, with product MNFKLIAIIVGMTLVTFITRAGAQIAFANRGTPAWLEKWLKHVPTAFLTALITPAILLPKGYLDISFNNSYLLAGGIAAFAAYKTKNVLITIIIGMAIMIFLSN from the coding sequence ATGAACTTTAAATTAATCGCTATAATAGTAGGTATGACTTTAGTAACCTTCATCACCCGTGCTGGAGCACAGATTGCTTTTGCCAATAGAGGAACACCAGCTTGGCTGGAAAAGTGGTTGAAACATGTGCCAACAGCCTTCTTAACAGCCTTAATAACTCCAGCTATTTTACTGCCTAAGGGTTATTTAGATATATCCTTCAACAATAGTTATCTTTTGGCAGGAGGCATTGCTGCATTTGCTGCTTATAAAACTAAAAACGTGTTGATTACCATTATTATAGGAATGGCTATAATGATATTTTTGAGCAATTAA